The Changchengzhania lutea genomic sequence TGAGATGGTTGTAATACCCCCTTCAACAATTTCTTTAAGTAGGGTATCATTATATGATATCACTCCTATATCTTTTGCAAGAACAAATGATTTTTGTTTCATTTTTTTGATGACCTCCAGTAAGCTCCTATCATCAGGAATAATATATAGTTCACCTTTTTCTATGTCCTTATTTTGTAAAGCGTTTATAATCTCAAAAGACATTTTGCTTTTTTGACAAAACCTATTAAACCCTTTTAACATGCCTTGAGGTTGTTTATCTTCAGCAAAGACTAATACAAGCTTCTTATATTTTTCTATCAAGTGATAAGCCTTATTAAGGTTATCAAAAATGGCATTTTCAAAATTTTGGTAAATAGCAGGGTATTCAGACAGGTCTTCATGAATTTGATCTAATATGTATACTCTGTCACTTGGCAACATTTTCACAAAATTATTTGCGCTTTTTATATTTGCGGGCATGATTACATAATAGTTGTAACTCCCTGAGTTATCTTCTATTAATTTTCTGAAACTATTTTCATTGAAATGATGAAAGTAGATTTCCACTTGAATATTATCTCCTAAATTTTCTAAAAACGAATTATATAAATCTTCTTTAAAAGAATTTAACTCATCAAACAGTAAAAAGATTTTTTGTACAACGTCTATATTCACACTTGAAACGTAATAACCTTTGCCTACTATGGACTGGATTATTCCTCGTGCCTTTAATTCATTAAAAGCAGTAAGCACAGTATCTCTTGAGAGCGAATTTTGGTCTTTTATACTATTTAGCGAAGGTAGTTTATCGCCTTTTTTTAAAGCACCACTTACTATAGCGTCT encodes the following:
- a CDS encoding GntR family transcriptional regulator is translated as MGIVAIKESSGTPKYKQIVTSVEDAIVSGALKKGDKLPSLNSIKDQNSLSRDTVLTAFNELKARGIIQSIVGKGYYVSSVNIDVVQKIFLLFDELNSFKEDLYNSFLENLGDNIQVEIYFHHFNENSFRKLIEDNSGSYNYYVIMPANIKSANNFVKMLPSDRVYILDQIHEDLSEYPAIYQNFENAIFDNLNKAYHLIEKYKKLVLVFAEDKQPQGMLKGFNRFCQKSKMSFEIINALQNKDIEKGELYIIPDDRSLLEVIKKMKQKSFVLAKDIGVISYNDTLLKEIVEGGITTISTDFDAMGKRLAEMISNNEHIQIENPHHLIIRNSL